A stretch of Ranitomeya variabilis isolate aRanVar5 chromosome 3, aRanVar5.hap1, whole genome shotgun sequence DNA encodes these proteins:
- the LOC143816547 gene encoding protein-lysine methyltransferase METTL21C-like, producing MDAECVECVPCVQPQLPAAQEEDSWERAGETGGDEEGGEQPAVPEPAETPLQKDVICNAQQSVQPRKAWTPSVYSCFGKEYLWFAGYEIIIQESIEGYGGVIWPGAKALSYFLEENQDEYNLRNKNIVEIGSGTGLVSIVACILGAHVTATDLPDILGNLRFNLSRNTKGRCLHIPEVRELTWGHDLQGNFQNTSHVFDYVLAADVVYHHTCLDKLLKTMKYLCQPGTQLLWANKFRFNTDYDFLADFNSSFETEVLAEYPELEVKIFKAIHKVN from the exons ATGGATGCTGAGTGTGTGGAGTGTGTGCCCTGTGTGCAGCCTCAGCTCCCCGCTGCACAGGAGGAGGACAGCTGGGAGAGAGCTGGTGAAACTGGGGGTGATGAAGAAGGAGGAGAGCAGCCGGCTGTGCCCGAGCCTGCAGAGACCCCTCTACAGAAAG atgTCATATGTAACGCCCAACAATCTGTCCAACCCCGCAAGGCATGGACTCCCAGTGTCTACTCCTGTTTTGGTAAAGAATATCTCTGGTTTGCAGGGTATGAAATTATTATTCAGGAGTCCATTGAAGGCTACGGAGGAGTAATCTGGCCAGGA GCGAAGGCGTTATCTTACTTCCTGGAAGAAAACCAAGATGAATATAATTTGAGAAACAAGAACATTGTGGAAATCGGCTCAGGAACTGGCCTGGTATCGATTGTCGCATGTATCTTAG GAGCTCACGTCACTGCAACTGACCTGCCCGACATACTGGGAAATCTAAGATTTAATTTGTCAAGAAACACTAAAGGGCGCTGCTTGCATATTCCTGAAGTGAGAGAGCTGACATGGGGGCACGATCTTCAAGGAAACTTTCAGAATACTTCTCACGTGTTTGATTATGTACTTGCTGCTGATGTTGTGTACCATCACACCTGTCTTGATAAACTTCTGAAAACTATGAAATATTTGTGCCAGCCCGGTACTCAGCTATTATGGGCAAACAAATTCAGATTCAATACCGATTATGATTTCTTAGCAGATTTTAACAGTTCATTTGAAACAGAGGTCCTGGCAGAATACCCAGAGTTAGAGGTTAAAATCTTCAAAGCAATACACAAAGTAAATTAA